A region of Mammaliicoccus sp. Dog046 DNA encodes the following proteins:
- a CDS encoding PTS ascorbate transporter subunit IIC, which translates to MNSILGFFVDVFSQPAILVALIALIGLIVQKKSAADITSGTIKTILGFLVLSAGAGVVTNSLEPFGKMFQEAFGVQGVVPNNEAIISIALKDYGTTAALIMMFGMLVNILIARFTNLKYIFLTGHHTFYMAAFLAILLTVGNITGTMTVVMGSIILGLIMAVLPALGQSTMKKITGSDQVAIGHFGTVSYWAAGEIGKLFSGKSKSTEDIKFPKGLSFLRESTISISLTMIVLYIIAALFAGPKFVHSELSDGTNFIVFSVIQGVTFAAGVFIILTGVRLILAEIVPAFKGISEKLVPNTKPALDCPIVFPYAQNAVLIGFFVSFITGVIGMLIMFLVGGVVILPGVVPHFFLGATAGVFGNARGGIKGAIAGAALNGILVTFLPLLLLPFMGDLGAASTTFSDTDFLAVGIVVGYIAKFLGLAGVIAAVIVIGVLGVLLQKRSNKAVGEEK; encoded by the coding sequence ATGAATTCAATATTGGGGTTTTTTGTAGACGTATTTAGTCAACCAGCTATACTCGTTGCACTTATTGCGTTGATTGGTCTTATTGTCCAGAAGAAATCAGCAGCTGATATTACTTCAGGTACGATTAAGACAATCTTAGGTTTCTTAGTGTTAAGTGCCGGTGCAGGTGTTGTGACAAATTCACTAGAGCCATTTGGGAAGATGTTTCAGGAAGCATTTGGCGTGCAAGGGGTTGTGCCAAATAATGAAGCCATCATTTCAATAGCATTAAAAGACTACGGAACAACAGCAGCATTAATCATGATGTTCGGTATGTTAGTGAATATTTTAATCGCACGATTTACAAATTTGAAGTATATATTTTTAACAGGTCACCATACATTTTATATGGCTGCGTTTTTAGCAATTCTATTAACGGTCGGTAATATTACAGGAACGATGACTGTTGTTATGGGTTCAATTATCTTAGGACTGATTATGGCTGTCTTACCGGCGTTAGGCCAATCTACAATGAAGAAGATAACAGGATCAGACCAGGTAGCCATTGGACATTTCGGTACAGTCAGTTATTGGGCTGCTGGTGAAATAGGTAAATTATTTTCTGGGAAATCAAAATCAACAGAAGATATTAAATTCCCTAAAGGTTTAAGTTTCTTAAGAGAAAGTACAATCAGTATTTCATTAACGATGATCGTACTTTATATCATTGCAGCTTTATTTGCTGGTCCGAAATTTGTACATTCTGAACTGAGCGATGGTACAAACTTTATCGTATTCTCAGTCATTCAAGGTGTTACTTTTGCGGCAGGTGTGTTTATTATCTTAACTGGTGTGAGATTGATATTAGCTGAAATTGTACCTGCATTTAAAGGTATATCAGAGAAATTAGTACCAAATACGAAACCAGCATTAGATTGTCCAATCGTATTTCCTTATGCACAAAATGCCGTACTTATAGGATTTTTCGTAAGTTTCATTACTGGAGTCATCGGTATGTTAATCATGTTCTTAGTCGGAGGCGTTGTTATACTTCCAGGTGTTGTACCACACTTCTTCTTAGGTGCGACAGCAGGTGTGTTTGGTAACGCAAGAGGCGGAATTAAAGGCGCGATTGCAGGTGCAGCATTGAACGGAATATTAGTGACATTCTTGCCATTATTACTCTTACCGTTTATGGGAGATTTAGGCGCAGCATCAACAACATTCTCAGATACTGACTTCTTAGCAGTAGGTATTGTTGTTGGTTATATCGCAAAATTCTTAGGACTTGCTGGTGTTATTGCAGCTGTCATCGTTATTGGCGTATTAGGCGTGTTATTACAAAAACGATCTAATAAAGCAGTTGGAGAAGAGAAATAA
- a CDS encoding PTS sugar transporter subunit IIB encodes MKILVVCGHGLGSSFMVEMNAQEALKNLQAPADIEVEHSDIMTASADMADLFICGRDLEENAQRLGEVVILDNILDKEELQKKLEEKLKGMNIL; translated from the coding sequence ATGAAAATTTTAGTAGTGTGTGGACATGGTTTAGGAAGTAGTTTCATGGTAGAGATGAATGCACAAGAGGCATTGAAAAATTTACAAGCACCAGCAGATATTGAAGTTGAACATAGCGATATTATGACAGCAAGTGCAGATATGGCAGATTTATTTATTTGTGGAAGAGATTTAGAAGAGAACGCACAAAGATTAGGTGAAGTCGTGATTCTTGATAACATATTAGACAAAGAAGAATTACAAAAGAAATTAGAAGAAAAATTAAAAGGAATGAATATATTATAA
- a CDS encoding PTS sugar transporter subunit IIA — protein MTNILLEEHIQLKKSVTDWEESIQIAAQPLLEEQYFNQQYIDEMIKSVHDMGPYIVIAPEIAIAHARPNDNVQRVGLSLLKLEEHINFSDNGHYATLVFVLSAIDHEAHLEILKQLATILSNKETVASLVAAKNKTEIINIFKEND, from the coding sequence TTGACGAACATATTATTAGAAGAACATATACAGTTGAAAAAATCAGTAACCGATTGGGAAGAGAGTATACAAATAGCTGCTCAACCACTTTTAGAAGAACAGTATTTCAATCAACAATATATAGATGAAATGATTAAAAGTGTACATGATATGGGACCGTATATTGTCATCGCACCTGAAATTGCGATTGCACATGCGAGACCGAATGATAATGTACAACGCGTCGGTTTAAGTTTATTAAAGTTAGAAGAACATATTAATTTTTCGGATAATGGTCATTACGCAACGTTAGTGTTTGTATTAAGTGCGATTGATCATGAAGCACATCTCGAAATTTTAAAACAGTTGGCTACAATTTTAAGTAATAAAGAAACAGTTGCATCACTAGTTGCAGCAAAAAATAAAACAGAAATTATAAATATATTTAAGGAGAATGATTAA